The Novipirellula artificiosorum genome contains a region encoding:
- a CDS encoding RbsD/FucU domain-containing protein, which produces MHKLLAFTFLVSLFAFASPARAQTDPRAEARSAAARRAVVQNRLDQFGHRNWIVIADSAYPSQTAAGIETIVTHQSQLQVVREVIDAVGNAKHVRPTVYLDKEIKYVDEQNAAGISDYRSELLTLLAGQNVKALPHEEIIAKLDEAGKTFHVLILKSNMTLPYTSVFIELDCGYWSAEAEASLRKTMNLQAD; this is translated from the coding sequence ATGCATAAACTGCTCGCCTTTACGTTCCTCGTTTCTCTCTTCGCTTTCGCATCCCCGGCACGGGCACAGACCGACCCAAGAGCCGAGGCACGAAGTGCAGCAGCGAGGCGTGCCGTGGTCCAGAATCGACTGGATCAGTTCGGTCATCGGAATTGGATCGTGATCGCAGATTCGGCCTACCCCTCACAGACCGCTGCGGGGATTGAAACGATCGTAACGCATCAATCGCAACTGCAAGTGGTCCGTGAAGTGATCGATGCGGTTGGAAACGCAAAACATGTTCGTCCGACGGTCTACCTCGACAAGGAAATCAAGTATGTCGACGAGCAGAATGCAGCAGGGATCAGCGACTATCGTTCGGAACTCTTGACCTTGTTGGCGGGCCAAAATGTCAAGGCGCTTCCGCACGAAGAGATTATCGCGAAGTTAGACGAAGCGGGGAAAACGTTTCATGTTCTCATTCTGAAGTCCAACATGACGCTGCCCTACACCTCGGTCTTCATCGAATTGGATTGCGGCTATTGGTCAGCGGAAGCCGAGGCAAGTTTACGAAAAACCATGAACTTGCAAGCAGACTGA
- a CDS encoding glucuronyl esterase domain-containing protein, producing MYRRRFCSCLLLSFSASLVIAATLHAQDATPWVANPDRVAKSMKSQGGQFNYEEANVPAFTLPDPLVNNAGESVATANQWTNERRDELMELFRQNVYGRRPGTDYSIKFECLHEVEDAFDGLATGRSMKAIVSIDDRRYEFPFTVLLPNRSQGKSPAVVLINNRYFVPLEKALAEPDPFWPVKTLLDRGYATASFHTSDVDPDNKQGYLDGIRSFFADGQPPTDDAWRSLSAWGWAASRVLDHLETIDSVDASRAAVVGHSRGGKTALWAAAEDPRFAIGYSNNSGCGGAALSRRAYGETVSRITTVFPYWFCKNFSAYADRESELPVDQHEVIALLAPRGVYVTSSDEDLWADPAGEYASLVAAASVFNLLGAESITNPVMPPLNHPRVVGKTGYHIRSGGHGLEQQDWDFFLDFADTLLK from the coding sequence ATGTATCGACGACGATTTTGTTCTTGTCTCTTATTGAGTTTCTCCGCTTCGCTGGTGATCGCGGCGACATTGCACGCACAAGACGCCACACCTTGGGTTGCCAATCCTGATCGCGTTGCAAAGTCGATGAAATCACAAGGGGGCCAGTTCAACTACGAGGAAGCGAACGTCCCAGCCTTCACGCTGCCTGATCCGCTGGTCAACAACGCTGGCGAATCAGTCGCGACGGCGAATCAATGGACGAACGAGCGACGAGATGAATTGATGGAACTGTTTCGTCAGAATGTTTACGGTCGTCGTCCCGGTACGGATTATTCGATCAAGTTTGAGTGTTTGCACGAAGTTGAAGACGCCTTCGATGGATTGGCGACCGGTCGCAGCATGAAGGCGATCGTCAGCATTGACGACCGTCGCTACGAGTTTCCGTTCACGGTGTTGTTGCCAAATCGCAGTCAGGGTAAGTCACCGGCGGTTGTGTTGATCAACAATCGCTACTTTGTGCCACTCGAAAAGGCCCTTGCGGAACCTGATCCGTTTTGGCCAGTCAAAACGTTGCTTGACCGTGGGTATGCGACCGCGTCCTTCCACACATCCGATGTGGATCCGGACAACAAACAGGGCTATCTCGATGGGATTCGTTCGTTCTTCGCAGACGGACAGCCCCCGACGGACGATGCGTGGCGAAGTTTGTCGGCATGGGGATGGGCCGCCAGCCGAGTACTGGATCACTTAGAAACGATCGATTCGGTTGATGCATCGCGTGCCGCGGTCGTTGGACATTCGCGAGGTGGTAAGACCGCGTTGTGGGCTGCGGCGGAGGACCCTCGATTTGCGATTGGCTACAGCAACAACTCAGGATGTGGTGGTGCTGCGTTGTCTCGGCGAGCCTACGGAGAAACGGTCAGCAGAATCACCACGGTGTTTCCCTACTGGTTTTGCAAGAATTTCTCGGCCTACGCGGATCGAGAGAGCGAGTTGCCAGTGGATCAGCACGAGGTCATTGCATTGCTCGCTCCGAGAGGCGTTTACGTGACCAGCTCTGACGAGGACTTGTGGGCCGACCCGGCGGGCGAATATGCATCGTTGGTTGCTGCCGCGTCCGTCTTCAACTTGCTTGGCGCCGAGTCGATTACCAATCCGGTCATGCCACCGCTAAACCATCCGCGAGTCGTGGGCAAAACCGGCTACCACATTCGCTCGGGTGGTCACGGACTGGAACAACAGGACTGGGATTTCTTTCTCGACTTCGCCGATACCTTGTTGAAGTAG
- a CDS encoding dockerin type I domain-containing protein has product MLRSRYMLKHLALSLAAGLKSLHPTRRRSAPPQGRRPGHRFRTTRVETLEIRRLLVAEGEPFSISRSVDTTGLLGTVSAEIGWSDGTTSAATVSSQPPTGGLTVRLDYSLDTGGFFSGANQSRRVLMQDVADAVVRRFSDDLQAIVPAGKKQWNAQFIHPSTGQSTLNPDGSTSITAARNLRVNANELVVFIGSRDLAGNERGRGGPGGYAFPPVQPSSLEEQREILAFFETVQYRGETGAKATPATDFGPWGGSVAFDNNGTNWYFGREIDGIQPGQTDFVTVAMHELTHVLGFGRAGINRSWDTYTSGSTFTGPKATAAYVGTGNPPMNQTYHWAASILEQDNQPTLMRETLNQNARQSMTALDIAALDDIGWTLVGSQVTVSGTHVYGDNGHYPTEIVLRGSKLGETTFPAAIATVTNVNPTLTTLGPQSVVAGVALNLTDIGKISDPGFRQPAADPPSDETMTYSIDWGDQSEPSTGTATVDQIGNASRNTLASFNGSHIYPTPGNYTVRIRVTDDDGGSDEETFGVTVLTPPRLTLALTTASIGENAGNAAALLTISRSGPASTAALTVNLKSSDTSEASVQATAVIPASATSVAVPINAVDDTLLDGEQTLQLSATATGVDPGSIDLLVRDYETLGAVFSADNVTEDLVSAVSLTLSRSNTNVTESLVLTVSGGDASELGFNGPMVIPAGKQSVVIGLDPVNDMEPEPTMTFAYSFSAIGYVSDTATIDLLDDEPAFFQNNDFPHDVDVSGDVTAYDALVIINELLERSEGELLDPNTEQPGAFYFDANGDYMITALDALLIINELNETPTTPSDPERVGAMLVPTPMAMIEEEDDDEESDRGLSETDQATTLLV; this is encoded by the coding sequence ATGCTTCGATCTCGATACATGCTCAAACACCTTGCTCTCAGCTTGGCGGCTGGCTTGAAATCTCTCCATCCGACACGGCGTCGCAGCGCCCCGCCTCAGGGGCGGCGACCTGGGCACCGGTTTCGTACGACTCGGGTGGAGACACTCGAAATTCGGCGATTGTTGGTTGCAGAAGGCGAGCCGTTTTCGATAAGCCGCAGTGTTGATACGACAGGGCTGTTGGGTACGGTATCGGCTGAGATTGGATGGAGTGACGGGACGACGTCCGCGGCAACCGTTTCGTCGCAACCCCCCACCGGCGGGCTGACGGTCCGACTTGATTATTCGCTGGACACGGGAGGCTTTTTTTCCGGCGCCAACCAATCACGTCGCGTGCTCATGCAAGATGTTGCGGATGCCGTCGTGCGCCGGTTCAGTGATGATTTGCAGGCGATTGTTCCGGCTGGCAAGAAGCAGTGGAACGCGCAGTTTATCCATCCATCGACGGGGCAATCGACCTTGAACCCGGACGGCTCGACCAGCATCACGGCGGCAAGGAATTTGCGGGTCAATGCCAACGAGTTGGTCGTCTTCATCGGCTCCCGTGATTTGGCCGGCAATGAACGTGGCCGCGGTGGCCCCGGCGGGTATGCGTTTCCACCGGTGCAACCAAGTAGTCTGGAAGAACAAAGGGAAATCTTGGCTTTCTTTGAGACCGTTCAGTACCGCGGCGAAACCGGTGCAAAGGCAACGCCGGCGACCGACTTTGGGCCGTGGGGTGGCTCGGTGGCTTTCGACAACAACGGAACCAACTGGTACTTCGGCCGCGAGATTGACGGGATCCAGCCGGGACAAACCGACTTTGTAACGGTTGCGATGCACGAACTGACTCACGTGCTCGGGTTCGGTCGGGCGGGGATCAACCGATCGTGGGACACCTACACCTCGGGCAGCACCTTCACCGGCCCGAAAGCAACGGCAGCGTACGTCGGTACCGGCAACCCGCCAATGAATCAAACCTACCACTGGGCAGCATCCATTCTTGAACAAGACAACCAACCCACCTTGATGCGTGAGACCTTGAACCAAAATGCACGCCAATCGATGACCGCACTCGACATCGCCGCCCTTGACGACATCGGATGGACGCTTGTCGGTTCGCAGGTGACCGTCAGCGGAACGCATGTCTATGGCGACAACGGTCACTACCCGACCGAGATCGTGCTGCGCGGCAGCAAGCTTGGAGAGACGACTTTTCCCGCGGCCATCGCGACGGTCACCAACGTGAACCCCACGTTGACGACACTTGGTCCTCAATCGGTGGTCGCAGGGGTCGCTTTAAATCTGACCGATATCGGCAAGATCTCGGACCCTGGTTTCAGGCAACCGGCTGCGGATCCACCCTCGGACGAAACCATGACGTATTCAATCGATTGGGGCGATCAATCCGAGCCTTCGACGGGGACGGCGACGGTCGACCAAATCGGCAACGCATCCCGCAATACGTTGGCGTCATTCAACGGCAGCCATATTTACCCAACGCCAGGCAACTACACGGTTCGCATTCGCGTGACCGATGATGATGGGGGCAGCGACGAAGAGACCTTTGGCGTCACGGTCCTGACGCCTCCTCGGTTGACGCTGGCACTCACCACCGCTTCGATCGGCGAGAATGCCGGCAACGCCGCAGCTTTGTTGACGATTTCGCGAAGCGGCCCCGCTTCGACGGCCGCATTGACCGTGAATCTGAAATCGAGTGACACCAGCGAAGCTTCCGTTCAGGCAACCGCCGTGATCCCGGCGTCGGCCACCTCCGTCGCCGTTCCCATCAACGCCGTGGACGATACTTTGCTCGATGGCGAACAAACGTTGCAGTTGTCCGCGACGGCAACGGGCGTCGACCCCGGATCCATTGATCTCCTCGTCCGAGACTATGAAACACTCGGTGCGGTTTTTAGTGCCGATAACGTTACCGAGGATTTGGTATCGGCGGTCAGCTTGACACTGTCACGAAGCAACACGAACGTTACGGAGAGTTTGGTCCTGACTGTATCCGGTGGCGATGCGAGCGAACTTGGCTTTAACGGTCCGATGGTCATTCCCGCAGGCAAACAGAGTGTCGTGATTGGGCTTGATCCGGTTAACGATATGGAACCGGAGCCGACCATGACCTTCGCTTATTCCTTTTCTGCAATCGGTTACGTTTCCGACACGGCAACGATTGATTTACTGGATGACGAGCCGGCATTCTTTCAAAACAATGACTTCCCCCATGATGTCGACGTTAGCGGTGATGTGACGGCCTACGATGCGCTCGTCATCATCAATGAACTTTTGGAACGGAGCGAGGGTGAGTTACTTGATCCGAACACAGAACAGCCGGGTGCGTTTTACTTCGATGCCAACGGCGACTACATGATCACCGCACTCGATGCGTTGCTGATTATCAACGAATTGAATGAAACGCCGACCACCCCAAGCGACCCTGAGCGGGTGGGGGCCATGCTGGTTCCGACTCCGATGGCGATGATCGAAGAGGAAGACGACGACGAGGAAAGTGACCGTGGCTTGTCGGAGACGGATCAAGCGACGACACTGCTCGTATGA
- a CDS encoding rhamnogalacturonan lyase family protein encodes MFFPSAFGKLLRIGSLTRCMLGVSLMVFVNATASSQSSLRFEAETITEPSSAWKVNRHTDDHWNLWSTDQGANEKWSGGIVLQSPVVKADRSTPQAGAPPLHSVVRDIPPGKYYVDIGGVGRPIAISRDGVHWISSDVQTPHLGLVEIGEEGFELWLDDRYASKTNPGSCYYDFLEFTPLPDPQRKPKVDGWASDRVTEKLSRGLTVMTRQDGSVYVGWRLLKSDPESIAFHVYRQTEKEKPIRLNPLPITQTTDFVDLDPVADQSSQYFVASLVQGKEIERSVAVDHGANASARNHFTIKLQGDYSFQKCGIADLNGDGNYDFVIKQPGGNVDPYEKYWKPSPSTFKVEAYLADGTFLWRYDLGWSIEQGIWYSPMIVHDLDGDGKAEVCLKAGEGDPRDNDGRVQSGPEYLLVLDGMTGKPKTRVDWISREEIPTYNRSSRNQMCVAYLDGKTPCLIMERGTYKEMQVKAFEMIGGTLRELWSWSDAEEGRRYQGQGAHSMHAIDVDGDSRDEVFLGSSVLDDNGVGLWSTGLGHPDHHYVGDIDPDRPGLEVYYGMETRQSLNGCCMVDAATGQWIWGIDFPTRHVHSTGMCSDLDPAIPGWECYSSDTDADKKSNARWLFDARGNRLRSDLDWGFGRQAVYWDADPQRELIGKRSVDKYTGQGYPTEIAGSPVAFADLLGDWREEFITSVGGELRVYTTTIPASDRRACLMQDPIYRADVAIQAMGYTQTPMLSEGSGL; translated from the coding sequence ATGTTTTTTCCATCCGCATTTGGCAAGCTGCTTCGCATCGGTTCGTTGACGCGTTGTATGTTAGGGGTCTCGTTGATGGTGTTCGTCAACGCGACGGCATCCTCGCAATCGTCGCTTCGCTTTGAGGCCGAGACGATCACGGAACCCTCCTCGGCTTGGAAAGTGAATCGTCATACCGACGACCATTGGAACCTTTGGTCTACCGATCAGGGGGCCAATGAAAAATGGTCGGGTGGAATCGTGCTTCAATCCCCTGTGGTCAAAGCCGATCGAAGCACGCCCCAAGCCGGTGCCCCACCACTACACTCGGTGGTTCGAGACATTCCACCGGGAAAGTACTACGTCGACATCGGTGGCGTAGGACGTCCCATCGCGATTTCACGCGACGGCGTTCATTGGATCTCGTCGGATGTGCAAACGCCCCATCTGGGATTGGTCGAGATCGGTGAGGAGGGGTTTGAGTTGTGGCTTGATGATCGCTATGCATCCAAGACCAATCCGGGATCCTGCTACTATGATTTCCTCGAATTCACGCCACTTCCGGACCCTCAACGAAAACCGAAGGTCGACGGCTGGGCTTCGGATCGTGTGACGGAAAAACTGAGCCGTGGGCTGACGGTGATGACGCGACAAGATGGCAGCGTTTACGTCGGTTGGCGCTTGTTAAAGAGCGATCCGGAATCCATTGCGTTTCACGTCTATCGTCAAACCGAAAAGGAAAAGCCGATTCGTCTGAACCCTTTGCCGATTACGCAAACGACCGACTTTGTCGATTTGGATCCAGTCGCCGATCAATCGAGTCAGTACTTCGTCGCATCCCTGGTACAAGGCAAGGAAATCGAACGTTCCGTGGCGGTCGATCATGGGGCCAATGCGTCGGCCAGGAATCATTTTACGATCAAGCTACAAGGCGATTATTCCTTTCAGAAATGTGGTATCGCCGACCTCAATGGCGATGGCAACTATGATTTTGTGATCAAACAACCGGGTGGCAATGTGGACCCCTACGAAAAATATTGGAAGCCGAGTCCAAGTACGTTTAAGGTCGAAGCCTACCTTGCAGATGGAACCTTCCTGTGGCGATATGATCTTGGATGGTCGATCGAGCAGGGAATATGGTATTCGCCGATGATCGTCCATGATTTGGATGGTGATGGGAAAGCGGAGGTCTGCTTGAAAGCGGGCGAAGGGGACCCACGTGATAACGATGGCCGTGTCCAGTCTGGGCCCGAGTATTTGCTGGTTCTCGACGGCATGACCGGCAAACCGAAAACGCGTGTGGATTGGATTTCTCGCGAGGAGATTCCGACCTACAATCGATCTTCCCGCAACCAGATGTGCGTTGCCTACTTGGACGGTAAAACACCTTGCTTGATTATGGAGCGTGGAACCTACAAAGAGATGCAGGTGAAAGCGTTCGAGATGATCGGTGGAACGCTTCGCGAACTGTGGAGTTGGAGCGATGCGGAAGAAGGACGGCGATACCAGGGACAGGGAGCGCATAGTATGCATGCGATCGACGTCGATGGCGATTCGCGTGACGAAGTGTTTCTGGGCTCTTCGGTTCTTGATGACAACGGTGTGGGGTTGTGGTCCACTGGATTGGGCCATCCCGATCACCACTACGTCGGAGATATCGATCCGGACCGCCCCGGTTTGGAGGTCTATTACGGGATGGAAACTCGACAATCCCTCAACGGATGCTGCATGGTGGACGCGGCCACCGGTCAGTGGATTTGGGGGATCGACTTCCCCACTCGTCATGTCCATTCGACGGGAATGTGCAGCGATTTGGATCCCGCCATCCCCGGCTGGGAATGCTACTCGTCGGATACCGATGCGGACAAGAAATCGAATGCGCGGTGGTTGTTCGATGCTCGCGGAAATCGGCTTCGCAGTGATTTGGATTGGGGATTTGGCCGGCAAGCGGTTTATTGGGACGCGGACCCGCAGCGAGAATTGATTGGCAAACGAAGTGTCGACAAATACACAGGCCAGGGATATCCAACGGAGATTGCAGGATCACCGGTCGCCTTTGCCGATCTGCTCGGTGATTGGCGTGAGGAATTCATCACCAGCGTTGGCGGCGAGCTTCGAGTTTACACGACCACGATCCCTGCATCCGATCGACGGGCCTGTTTGATGCAAGACCCGATTTATCGAGCCGATGTTGCCATTCAGGCAATGGGGTACACCCAAACGCCGATGTTATCGGAGGGATCGGGTCTGTAA
- a CDS encoding beta/alpha barrel domain-containing protein encodes MFGNITARYLGLELKSPVLVGSSSLARDPEAVRDLWLAGAGAIVLPSLFEEQVMEQRFGSDHRESIHHPYNERLSYGHVATNYNGGTERYLELIAELKRTSLIPIIANLNGFTHGQWLSIASEIERAGAAAIELVVDCDITDPNTRGEQIEQCLIDCVAEVCDQVAIPVSVKLSSFHTSIANLTRRIADAGAKGVVCFAHAPAWRVETECIDTTLHWSLTAAGNINPTIAGLIRARGAGASMDIAASGGICSTDDFVRSVIAGADVAMMTSAVYRSGPSAITKVVNGLQNYLSRSGFASFAEFAAARPKLHACMRSSYLRGISEIDRYHDPTPQPTTVTGDRYGHLDHVMPPEPHSIV; translated from the coding sequence ATGTTCGGAAACATCACAGCGCGATACCTGGGCCTCGAGCTGAAGTCGCCCGTTTTGGTTGGCTCAAGCTCGCTTGCTCGCGATCCCGAAGCCGTTCGAGACTTGTGGCTGGCCGGTGCCGGGGCGATCGTGCTGCCCTCTTTGTTTGAAGAGCAGGTGATGGAACAGCGGTTTGGCAGCGACCACCGCGAATCGATTCATCATCCCTATAACGAACGGTTGAGCTACGGGCACGTTGCGACCAACTACAACGGGGGAACCGAGCGGTATCTCGAACTGATTGCCGAACTAAAACGTACGTCGTTGATCCCGATCATCGCTAATCTGAACGGATTCACTCACGGCCAGTGGCTAAGCATTGCGTCAGAGATTGAACGAGCGGGAGCCGCCGCGATCGAATTGGTGGTGGATTGCGATATCACCGATCCCAACACCCGTGGGGAACAGATCGAACAGTGTTTGATCGATTGTGTGGCCGAAGTGTGCGATCAGGTTGCGATCCCCGTGTCGGTGAAGCTGTCATCCTTTCATACCAGTATTGCAAACTTAACGCGGCGAATCGCGGACGCCGGTGCGAAGGGCGTTGTCTGTTTCGCGCACGCGCCGGCTTGGCGAGTCGAAACCGAGTGCATCGACACGACACTCCATTGGTCCTTGACTGCCGCCGGCAATATCAACCCGACCATCGCAGGATTGATTCGAGCTCGCGGTGCGGGCGCATCGATGGATATCGCGGCAAGTGGCGGCATTTGTTCGACCGACGATTTTGTTCGCTCGGTGATCGCCGGAGCCGATGTGGCGATGATGACCAGCGCGGTCTATCGAAGCGGCCCTTCGGCGATCACCAAAGTTGTCAATGGGCTTCAGAACTATTTGTCCCGAAGCGGCTTCGCTTCGTTCGCTGAATTTGCAGCCGCTCGACCCAAGTTGCATGCATGCATGCGAAGCTCCTACCTGAGGGGAATTAGCGAGATCGACCGCTACCACGATCCGACCCCTCAACCCACGACCGTCACAGGCGACCGCTACGGGCACCTGGACCATGTCATGCCCCCAGAACCCCACTCGATCGTTTGA
- a CDS encoding sialate O-acetylesterase, whose translation MKRICCCPAFGAGVLVCFSLLLASTQSVAQDLPRLHPLFTDHMVLQRDTPSPVWGWADPGQEVTVAIASQSATTKAAPSGRWSVQLRPLDAGGPYALKVEFSKGDQSDTVTVSDVWVGDVWICSGQSNMEWPVAATKDAQNEIASADFSKIRLFTVPKRIAVEPMETVRGKWEVCSSETVPGFSAVGYFFGRELNRTLDVPIGLIHTSWGGTVAEAWTSAEALRTMDDFHQAMESFEEMAESQRTGNDKFEAAMDRWWKENDPGTSEAWFEANASVESWKTMELPGRWEDKGLEGFDGVVWFQKQIDVPQSLADQAAVLNLGTIDDRDTTWVNGQQVGGMDEWNQNRKYSLAAGTLKPGKNVITVRVLDTGGGGGMYGERSQMQIQVEGEESISLAGSWKYQSTASMGELKPAPQQLSNNPNIVTVLYNGMLAPLLPYAIKGAIWYQGESNAGRAAQYRTLLPTMIKDWRDHFGVGDFPFLVVQLANFMAVQQQPVEPGWAELREAQSMTAKHDDQVGLAVAIDIGEANDIHPRNKQEVGRRLALSALGIAYGQDLVYSGPEFDTVEYRNGKAFVKFKHVGSGLVARGDSLKGFAIAGDDKTFVWGEAKIDGDTVIVSSPGVATPASVRYGWANNPTVNLYNQEGLPAIPFRSDTD comes from the coding sequence ATGAAACGTATCTGCTGTTGCCCTGCCTTTGGCGCGGGGGTGCTTGTTTGTTTCAGTTTGTTGCTTGCCTCGACACAATCGGTCGCCCAAGACCTGCCGCGACTTCATCCGTTGTTTACCGACCACATGGTTTTGCAACGGGATACGCCGTCACCAGTTTGGGGATGGGCAGACCCAGGGCAAGAGGTAACGGTGGCGATTGCGAGCCAATCGGCGACCACGAAGGCGGCCCCATCGGGCCGCTGGTCCGTCCAACTTCGTCCGCTCGATGCAGGCGGCCCCTACGCATTGAAAGTCGAGTTTTCCAAAGGCGACCAGAGCGACACCGTGACGGTAAGCGACGTGTGGGTCGGTGACGTTTGGATTTGTTCGGGTCAGTCCAACATGGAGTGGCCGGTTGCTGCGACCAAGGATGCGCAAAATGAAATCGCATCCGCGGACTTTTCAAAGATTCGGCTGTTCACGGTTCCCAAGCGGATTGCGGTCGAGCCCATGGAAACCGTCCGCGGAAAGTGGGAGGTTTGCAGTTCCGAGACGGTACCCGGATTCAGTGCGGTTGGGTATTTCTTTGGTCGCGAATTGAACCGAACGCTTGATGTTCCGATCGGATTGATCCACACCTCGTGGGGCGGCACGGTTGCGGAAGCATGGACCAGTGCCGAGGCACTTCGAACGATGGATGATTTTCACCAAGCAATGGAGTCCTTTGAAGAAATGGCGGAATCGCAGCGAACTGGAAACGACAAGTTTGAGGCGGCAATGGACAGGTGGTGGAAAGAAAACGATCCAGGAACCTCCGAGGCTTGGTTTGAGGCCAACGCAAGCGTCGAAAGCTGGAAAACGATGGAGTTGCCGGGCAGATGGGAAGATAAGGGACTTGAGGGATTCGACGGTGTCGTCTGGTTTCAAAAACAAATCGACGTTCCACAATCGCTTGCGGATCAGGCTGCCGTCTTGAACCTGGGCACGATCGACGACCGGGACACGACATGGGTCAATGGCCAACAAGTCGGTGGGATGGATGAGTGGAATCAAAACCGCAAATACTCCTTGGCTGCGGGTACGCTAAAACCAGGAAAGAACGTGATCACCGTTCGCGTTCTTGACACCGGTGGTGGCGGGGGTATGTACGGCGAACGGTCTCAAATGCAGATCCAAGTGGAGGGCGAAGAGTCGATCTCCCTTGCCGGATCTTGGAAGTACCAGTCCACGGCATCGATGGGCGAATTGAAACCGGCGCCTCAGCAACTCAGTAACAACCCGAACATCGTCACCGTTTTGTATAACGGGATGTTGGCCCCGCTGTTGCCTTACGCGATCAAGGGAGCGATTTGGTACCAAGGGGAATCGAATGCAGGTCGGGCGGCACAGTACCGAACGCTGCTGCCAACGATGATCAAGGATTGGCGTGACCATTTCGGCGTTGGTGATTTTCCGTTCTTGGTGGTTCAATTAGCAAACTTTATGGCAGTCCAACAGCAACCGGTTGAACCAGGATGGGCGGAACTTCGCGAAGCTCAATCCATGACCGCGAAGCATGACGACCAGGTCGGATTGGCAGTGGCGATCGACATTGGGGAAGCCAATGACATTCACCCGAGAAACAAGCAGGAAGTGGGGCGACGTCTCGCACTGTCGGCTCTCGGAATCGCTTACGGTCAGGACCTCGTCTACAGCGGGCCCGAGTTTGATACGGTGGAATACCGCAACGGCAAGGCCTTTGTGAAATTCAAACATGTCGGATCGGGACTGGTCGCCCGAGGAGATTCCTTAAAGGGATTCGCCATTGCCGGCGATGACAAGACCTTCGTATGGGGTGAGGCGAAGATCGACGGTGATACCGTCATCGTCTCGTCGCCGGGCGTAGCGACTCCAGCGTCGGTTCGATACGGGTGGGCCAACAACCCGACGGTGAATCTTTACAACCAAGAGGGTTTGCCGGCGATTCCGTTCCGCAGCGATACGGATTAG